The following proteins come from a genomic window of Winogradskyella sp. PC-19:
- a CDS encoding pyridoxal phosphate-dependent aminotransferase codes for MIEVAERLKQVEEYYFSVKLKEVAFLKSQGKPIINLGIGSPDLDPPLKAIMALEESLHHAGAHKYQSYQGIPEFRDAVADFYKRHYRVSLSAKTEVLPLMGSKEGVMHISMAFLNKGDGVLIPNPGYPTYASVAKLLEAEPVFYDLKEENNWLPDFVTLERMDLSKVKIMWINYPNMPTGNNASHKFYDDVIAFGKRHDILIVNDNPYSFILNDKPKSILQYRQAKDVCLELNSISKTFNMAGWRAGMVVGNYDYVNAVLKVKSNMDSGMFYGIQKGAVEALKSSEMWFESLNSIYRKRRELVWELAESLNCTCNDDVSGLFVWAKLPEHIKSEEFTDLVLKEHSIFVAPGTVFGSNGEGYVRFSICEEESVIKEAIARVK; via the coding sequence ATGATAGAAGTAGCAGAACGACTTAAGCAGGTAGAAGAATACTACTTTTCTGTAAAACTTAAAGAAGTGGCTTTTTTAAAGTCTCAAGGTAAGCCTATTATTAACCTTGGTATTGGTAGCCCAGATTTAGATCCACCATTAAAAGCTATTATGGCTTTAGAGGAAAGTCTTCATCATGCAGGAGCGCACAAGTATCAAAGTTACCAAGGTATTCCTGAGTTTAGAGATGCTGTTGCGGATTTCTACAAAAGGCATTATAGAGTCTCATTAAGCGCAAAAACCGAAGTTTTGCCATTAATGGGAAGTAAAGAAGGTGTCATGCATATTTCTATGGCTTTTTTAAATAAAGGTGATGGTGTTTTAATTCCAAATCCAGGATATCCAACTTATGCTAGTGTTGCAAAATTATTAGAAGCTGAGCCTGTTTTTTATGATTTAAAAGAAGAAAATAACTGGTTACCAGATTTTGTGACTTTAGAGCGTATGGATTTAAGTAAGGTAAAAATCATGTGGATTAATTATCCAAATATGCCAACAGGAAATAATGCGTCTCACAAATTTTATGACGATGTTATCGCTTTTGGAAAGCGCCATGATATCTTAATTGTAAATGATAATCCATATAGCTTTATTCTAAACGATAAGCCAAAAAGTATATTACAATATAGGCAAGCGAAAGATGTATGTTTAGAATTGAATTCAATCAGTAAAACATTCAATATGGCAGGTTGGCGTGCAGGAATGGTTGTTGGTAATTACGATTATGTAAATGCAGTTTTAAAAGTTAAGAGTAATATGGATTCTGGAATGTTTTATGGCATACAAAAAGGAGCAGTAGAAGCACTTAAGAGTTCTGAGATGTGGTTCGAAAGTTTAAATAGTATTTACAGAAAAAGACGTGAATTAGTATGGGAATTAGCTGAATCACTAAACTGTACTTGTAATGATGATGTATCTGGATTATTTGTCTGGGCAAAATTACCTGAACATATAAAGAGTGAAGAGTTTACTGATTTAGTACTAAAAGAGCACAGTATTTTTGTGGCTCCAGGAACCGTTTTTGGAAGTAATGGCGAAGGTTATGTTAGGTTTTCTATTTGTGAAGAAGAGTCAGTAATCAAAGAAGCTATAGCTAGAGTAAAGTAA
- a CDS encoding prephenate dehydrogenase: MKSVAIIGVGLIGGSFALDIKTKYPKSIIYGIDKNKAHLDEAISLGIIDKSATINQLKETDMVIVAIPVDATLNYLPEVLDNIGENTIVFDVGSTKEDICDKVKYHPNRRHYLSAHPIAGTEFSGPKAAVKGLFQDKTNIICEVEETAFKLQEKALELFRDLGMRIRYMNPKAHDRHIAYMSHLSHISAFMLGKTVIEKEKNERDIFDMAGSGFESTVRLAKSSPAMWTPIFEQNKTNVIETLDEYINNLKHFKSLMEQDNFDSVYQEMENTNYIKQILNGIK, translated from the coding sequence ATGAAGAGTGTAGCAATCATAGGAGTTGGGTTAATAGGTGGCAGTTTTGCTTTAGATATCAAGACAAAATATCCAAAGTCAATTATTTATGGTATCGATAAGAATAAAGCACATTTAGATGAAGCTATTTCGCTTGGGATTATCGATAAATCAGCAACTATAAATCAGCTTAAAGAAACCGATATGGTTATTGTTGCAATTCCTGTAGACGCAACTCTTAATTATTTGCCAGAAGTTCTTGATAATATTGGAGAGAACACCATTGTTTTTGATGTTGGTTCTACCAAAGAAGATATTTGTGATAAAGTAAAATATCATCCAAACAGACGACATTATCTGTCTGCACACCCAATTGCAGGTACAGAATTTTCAGGTCCAAAAGCAGCGGTAAAAGGTTTATTTCAAGATAAAACTAACATTATTTGTGAGGTCGAAGAAACAGCTTTTAAACTTCAGGAGAAAGCTTTAGAGCTTTTTAGAGACTTAGGTATGCGCATACGCTATATGAACCCTAAAGCACATGATAGGCACATTGCTTACATGTCGCATCTGTCACATATTAGTGCATTTATGTTAGGAAAAACAGTTATCGAAAAAGAAAAAAACGAACGTGATATTTTTGATATGGCGGGCAGTGGTTTTGAAAGTACAGTACGTTTAGCAAAAAGTAGTCCAGCGATGTGGACACCAATTTTTGAACAAAATAAAACCAATGTTATAGAAACATTAGACGAATACATAAACAACTTAAAACATTTCAAAAGCTTGATGGAGCAAGACAATTTTGACTCTGTATACCAAGAAATGGAAAACACAAACTATATAAAGCAAATTCTTAACGGAATTAAATAG